One Branchiostoma floridae strain S238N-H82 chromosome 15, Bfl_VNyyK, whole genome shotgun sequence DNA window includes the following coding sequences:
- the LOC118431405 gene encoding 1,25-dihydroxyvitamin D(3) 24-hydroxylase, mitochondrial-like isoform X3 — MMSVPVISGSRQRLSAVVGRAVSPWRPQGHIGRVRALVGYRSGLVGPRTVPSPVQTYSTAAVGSTSHHNDDSEAKPFSALPGPPSVPVLGNFLHMWWEGLLEKEKLNKNHIMFTDFFRQYGPIFRLKIVNVDMVSIKDPVAVQELFRKEGKYPARIDIKPWRRYREISGKATGVFLSNGKDWQKNRSIMARPMLRPKHVSTYVSNLDTVSADMIKRLRVLQARADGIEVPNISDELFKWALESICTVLFNERMGYLQDNISQDAQDFIQGIHTIFLTTNTVIFPDADVHRFLRTKPWRQSVEAWDTVFRVGEKVMVRKLQEALEREERGEGEDDQPNFLAFVNSTGRLTKDEIYSNTIELMGAAIDTTSNTLLWTLYELSRRPELQDRLYQEVTQVIGQDKVMTWDHLKDLHLLKAIIKETLRMYPVVHNVSRLLQEDTVLMGYWLPAKVVVWQRSSCNSFLQRCPSSLC; from the exons ATGATGAGCGTGCCGGTGATCTCGGGATCTCGGCAGAGGTTGTCTGCAGTTGTCGGGCGAGCCGTGAGCCCCTGGCGGCCACAGGGACACATCGGCAGGGTACGGGCGCTGGTGGGGTACCGGTCTGGCCTGGTCGGGCCAAGAACAG TACCATCCCCTGTGCAGACATACAGCACAGCTGCAGTCGGGTCTACCAGCCACCACAATGACGACAGCGAGGCCAAGCCTTTCTCTGCCCTGCCTGGTCCCCCCTCTGTACCAGTCCTCGGCAACTTCCTGCACATGTGGTGGGAGGGACTCCTCGAGAAAGAAAAGCtcaacaaaaatcatatcatgttCACAGATTTCTTTCGTCAGTATGGTCCAATATTCAG GTTGAAAATTGTGAATGTTGACATGGTGAGTATCAAGGATCCAGTAGCAGTTCAGGAGTTGTTCCGGAAGGAAGGGAAGTACCCGGCACGCATCGACATCAAACCCTGGAGGAGGTACAGGGAAATCTCAGGCAAGGCCACTGGAGTGTTTCTCAG TAATGGCAAAGACTGGCAGAAAAACAGGTCCATAATGGCGCGACCCATGCTACGCCCCAAACATGTGTCTACGTACGTCAGCAACTTGGACACGGTGTCAGCCGACATGATCAAGCGACTGCGAGTACTCCAGGCAAGGGCCGATGGGATAGAAGTTCCAAACATATCAGATGAGCTGTTCAAATGGGCTCTAGAAT CCATCTGCACGGTCCTGTTCAATGAGCGGATGGGGTATCTACAGGACAACATCTCCCAGGATGCTCAGGACTTCATCCAGGGTATCCACACCATCTTCCTCACAACCAACACCGTCATCTTCCCTGACGCGGATGTGCATCGTTTCCTGAGAACCAAACCGTGGAGACAGTCTGTGGAGGCGTGGGACACGGTTTTCCGTGTTG GTGAGAAGGTGATGGTCCGTAAGTTACAAGAAGCTCTGGAGCGGGaggagaggggggagggggaggacgATCAACCCAACTTCCTGGCATTCGTCAACAGCACAGGGAGGCTGACCAAGGATGAGATTTACTCCAACACCATTGAGTTGATGGGTGCTGCTATTGACacg ACCTCCAACACCCTCCTGTGGACCCTGTACGAGCTGTCACGCAGACCTGAACTCCAGGACAGACTGTATCAGGAGGTCAcacaggtcataggtcaggACAAGGTCATGACCTGGGATCACCTGAAGGACCTGCACCTCCTGAAGGCCATCATTAAGGAGACTCTGAG GATGTATCCAGTTGTCCATAATGTCAGCCGTTTGCTGCAGGAGGACACAGTGCTCATGGGATATTGGTTACCCGCAAAG
- the LOC118431405 gene encoding cytochrome P450 27C1-like isoform X2, whose translation MMSVPVISGSRQRLSAVVGRAVSPWRPQGHIGRVRALVGYRSGLVGPRTVPSPVQTYSTAAVGSTSHHNDDSEAKPFSALPGPPSVPVLGNFLHMWWEGLLEKEKLNKNHIMFTDFFRQYGPIFRLKIVNVDMVSIKDPVAVQELFRKEGKYPARIDIKPWRRYREISGKATGVFLSNGKDWQKNRSIMARPMLRPKHVSTYVSNLDTVSADMIKRLRVLQARADGIEVPNISDELFKWALESICTVLFNERMGYLQDNISQDAQDFIQGIHTIFLTTNTVIFPDADVHRFLRTKPWRQSVEAWDTVFRVGEKVMVRKLQEALEREERGEGEDDQPNFLAFVNSTGRLTKDEIYSNTIELMGAAIDTTSNTLLWTLYELSRRPELQDRLYQEVTQVIGQDKVMTWDHLKDLHLLKAIIKETLRMYPVVHNVSRLLQEDTVLMGYWLPAKTCVVAQVYAMGRDPQLFPDPDEFKPERWLRTGEAHDEINPYSSLPFGFGPRSCLGRRVAEVELQLLLAKMSQQFVLSQVE comes from the exons ATGATGAGCGTGCCGGTGATCTCGGGATCTCGGCAGAGGTTGTCTGCAGTTGTCGGGCGAGCCGTGAGCCCCTGGCGGCCACAGGGACACATCGGCAGGGTACGGGCGCTGGTGGGGTACCGGTCTGGCCTGGTCGGGCCAAGAACAG TACCATCCCCTGTGCAGACATACAGCACAGCTGCAGTCGGGTCTACCAGCCACCACAATGACGACAGCGAGGCCAAGCCTTTCTCTGCCCTGCCTGGTCCCCCCTCTGTACCAGTCCTCGGCAACTTCCTGCACATGTGGTGGGAGGGACTCCTCGAGAAAGAAAAGCtcaacaaaaatcatatcatgttCACAGATTTCTTTCGTCAGTATGGTCCAATATTCAG GTTGAAAATTGTGAATGTTGACATGGTGAGTATCAAGGATCCAGTAGCAGTTCAGGAGTTGTTCCGGAAGGAAGGGAAGTACCCGGCACGCATCGACATCAAACCCTGGAGGAGGTACAGGGAAATCTCAGGCAAGGCCACTGGAGTGTTTCTCAG TAATGGCAAAGACTGGCAGAAAAACAGGTCCATAATGGCGCGACCCATGCTACGCCCCAAACATGTGTCTACGTACGTCAGCAACTTGGACACGGTGTCAGCCGACATGATCAAGCGACTGCGAGTACTCCAGGCAAGGGCCGATGGGATAGAAGTTCCAAACATATCAGATGAGCTGTTCAAATGGGCTCTAGAAT CCATCTGCACGGTCCTGTTCAATGAGCGGATGGGGTATCTACAGGACAACATCTCCCAGGATGCTCAGGACTTCATCCAGGGTATCCACACCATCTTCCTCACAACCAACACCGTCATCTTCCCTGACGCGGATGTGCATCGTTTCCTGAGAACCAAACCGTGGAGACAGTCTGTGGAGGCGTGGGACACGGTTTTCCGTGTTG GTGAGAAGGTGATGGTCCGTAAGTTACAAGAAGCTCTGGAGCGGGaggagaggggggagggggaggacgATCAACCCAACTTCCTGGCATTCGTCAACAGCACAGGGAGGCTGACCAAGGATGAGATTTACTCCAACACCATTGAGTTGATGGGTGCTGCTATTGACacg ACCTCCAACACCCTCCTGTGGACCCTGTACGAGCTGTCACGCAGACCTGAACTCCAGGACAGACTGTATCAGGAGGTCAcacaggtcataggtcaggACAAGGTCATGACCTGGGATCACCTGAAGGACCTGCACCTCCTGAAGGCCATCATTAAGGAGACTCTGAG GATGTATCCAGTTGTCCATAATGTCAGCCGTTTGCTGCAGGAGGACACAGTGCTCATGGGATATTGGTTACCCGCAAAG ACCTGCGTGGTTGCCCAAGTGTACGCCATGGGGCGGGACCCCCAGCTGTTTCCTGATCCAGACGAGTTTAAACCCGAGCGCTGGTTGAGAACAGGAGAGGC